The genomic window TACTATGCTTATGGTGGAATTGAAGTCATAGGTTTGATGGCTACCAATTTAAAGAAGAAAGAAGATGCACCTAAGGCAGGAATTATTATGCTGATTGTGTTAGTCATCATCTATATTCTTTCACTAGGTCTAGCTGTAACCATGGCGAACCATGGGGAGTTCACTGACAAAGAGAGTCCATTTGTAACAGCTTTAAAACCATATAATTTAGCCTTCTTCCCACATGTATTTAATGCGGCAATTATTATAGCTGGTTTCTCTACAATGACTGCTTCATTGTTTGGTGTTACCAAGCTACTCGTTACACTTGCTGATGATGGAGACGCACCTAAGGTCTTTTCCAAGAAAATTAAGAAGTGGAAGGACTTACCCTTTCCTTCATTATTATTGGCTACCATTGGACTTTTAGCTTCCATTATTACAGCACTTTTACTCCCAGGAAAAATATACGAGTATATCACAACAGCAGCAGGAATCCTTATTCTTATTAACTGGGCTTTCATTATCTTATCAGGAATGAAAGTTTTAGAAATGAAGGTGTGGGGCAAGTTTCTTAGTTTAATCGGAATCTTTCTAATATTAGCTGCTGTAAGCGGTACACTTATGGAAAAAAGTATTCGTTTCGGGTTTTTTGTCAGTATTTTATTTGTGGTCATTATCGGGATTGTGGCTATTATTATGCAGAAAAAAGTGTGGAAGAAAAAAGCTAGTGAAGCATAAGAAAAGGGAAGAGTGCAAAGCACCCTTCCCTTCTTATTAGCCATATTAACTGCTAAAAAATGCACGAGCCTTCTCTAAGTACTTAAAATCATCATCTGTCAGCTCATCCTCATGAACGATGGCTGAAACTGGACACACTGATTCACATGCACCACAGTCAATACAAATCTCGGGATCAATAAAGAATTGGTCCTCTCCTTTTTCAATACACTCGACCGGACAAACTTCTACACATTCTCCTGCTTTTTCTTCAATGCATGGTTCTAAAATTACAAATGCCAATTTGTACCCCTCCATTACATGAAAGTTGAAAAGTATAGATAGTAACTCTCTTACTACTATTATATTATTTATTGTAGTTAAATTCCTACTTTTTTTCAAAACATTCTAATTTTTTAAATAAAAAAGGCACCCTATCCCTTGGGTACCCTTTTTGATCTTGGTTATTTCTAATATATGACTATTTCATTTCTTCTAGAACAAGTGAATATAGAGGGTGACCTGGTTTTAGTCCACAAACCTCTTCTAAGGCACCCGTAAAGCCTCTATCCTTCACGATTGTTTGTAATGAAACCGCTTCCTTATCATTGGGATAATCGTATTGCAATGCTGCTGCTATAGCTTTAGCTAAATGGACTGGTTGTCCCTCTGCATATTCAAAATACTGAACAGCTGGTCCTACTAATCGGTCATTTGATCCGAGTTTACGGATTGGCCCCCTTGCAACTCTAGGAATTTCATCATTTATATACGGGTTCGTAAACCTACCAACTATTTTCTCTACATATTCCATGTGCGCGTCCGTATCAAAGCCGTACTTGTTAATTAAAACGGTTCCGGACTCTTTTAGTGCATTCTTGACAGTCGTATATACATCATGATTTTCCATAGCATCCTTTATTGTTTCAAGACCAGCTTGATATCCTACGTAGGCTGCAACAGCATGCCCAGTATTAACAGTAAATAGCTTTCTTTCAATAAATGGTTTCAAATCATCTACATAGGTGATTCCTTTAATTGTTGGAATATCACCAACCATCATAGATCGATCCACAACCCATTCATAGAAAGGCTCTACAGATACCATTAGTTTATCCTCATTCACTTGGTTCGGAACAATTCGATCCACTGCAGCATTTGGAAAGGCAAATAAAGATGCAAATGTTTCTTTTTCATGATTTGGGAGTTTCTCAAACACTTTTTCTTTTAAAAACGAACTTCCACCAATCATATTTTCACAAGCAATTACATTTAGCGGCTTACCCGAGTGGTCTACACGTTTTCTTAATCCTTGTGTAAGTAAATCAGAGATCAGTCCGAGGATATTAGGTCCCACAGCTGTTGTAACGATATCTGCTTGGACAATAGCATCCACAACCACGTTTGGATTTTGTATACTGTTAATAGCCTTTACATTTTTCACAACTGTATCCTGACTATTCTCATCAGCCAGAACAACTCTATACTCTTTTCTCTCGTTTATAAGTTGAACGATTTCTTCATTCACGTCTACAAAGCATACTTCATAACCAGATTCGGATAAAAGACTACCAATAAAACCTCGCCCAATATTCCCCGCTCCAAAGTGAACAGCTAGCATTTAGTTCACCTCGTCGAACAAGCTTAAAATTTCTTCAGCAGATTGAGCAGTTACGATTCTTTCCACATTTTCTTCCTCTGAGCAAACTATAGCAATTTGAGAAAGTATTTCTAAGTGCTCACCGTCTTTACCCGCAATACCGATTAGAACTTTAACGATATTTCCGCCGCCAAAGTCTACTCCTTCTGGGACTTGAATAATGGATAAACCAGAAGCTTTTACTTCTTTTTTTGCATCCTCTGTCCCATGTGGAATGGCTACAAAATTCCCCATATAAGTAGAAGTTAGCTCTTCTCTCTCTAGCATTTTCCCAATGTATGCTGGTTCTACATAGCCTTTATCAACTAAAACTTGTCCTGTTTTTTTAATTGCATCCTCTTTGGATGTAAAGCTTTCATTTAGTAAGATATTTTCTTTAGATAAAATCTGATTTGTCATGATGTACACTCCTTAAATGTTAGTTTTATCCTTATAAATGTCTCTCAACTCTTTACCTAGTAGCATTCCCAGTTCCTCTTCACTGCCGGATTGAAACAGTTGAATGATTGATTCATCTCGTATAATCAGCGAACTAATACCACTCAGTACTTCTAATGTTTCTACGCCTGGCTCTCGTGGTGCTAATAAGAGCAAGATTGTATGAATTTCTATACTAGTCCCGTCCATCGATGGGACTTGTTGTGGTCTTTGTAATCTACTTATTGTAAAACTAGGTTCGATAACTGAATCACTTCTTGCGTGGTAAAGAGCTAATGTTGTACCTGGTATACCAAGTCCCCCTAGCTCCTCACGCTTTAATAGTTCCGCTAACACCGTTTTCTCATTATCGACAATGCCTCTTTCTTTTAATAAGCCGCTTATATACTCTAAGGCATTCTCAATTGAACGATATTCTACAGGTGTGTTATAAACAGAAAACCCCTTAAGGACCGTATAAATGGCTTTTGAAAAATGGTGTACCTTTTCAAATTCAGCGAGTAGACCAATAGTATCAAATGGATTAGCAGCTTCTGTTTCTTTTTTCTTTTGCTGAAAGGGCTTTGGAGCCATAAGAGATCTCTTTATTTTTTCAACATCATCTACAGGCAATAAAGGACTGACTACAATATAGTTCTGATCTAAATTCTTAAGTGGAACTGTAGATATAATGGTGTCATAATCCTCAAGATTTAACTTATTTAAGTCAAAAAGGGATGCATTTATTGTTTTTAAGCCTGAGATTTCTTGTTTTAGCTTCGTTGACAATATCTTGGATGTACCGATGCCTGTTGAACAAACAACAAGTACAGTTTGGCTGTTTTCTTCTCTTCTGTTTATAAGAGCAGATGCAAAATGCATGACTAGGTATCCAACCTCTTCACTAGGTACATGTATATCAGGAAAGACCTCTCTTACTCCCTCTTCTATAATCAAAAATAACTCACCGTAATCCTGCTCAATTCTGGAAAGAAGGGGATTAGAGATACCCATATTTTGTTTCATTCGATATATAGCCGGTCTTAAGTGAGCGACTAACCCTTGGAACAGGGATACATGTTTTGTCAGATCAACATCTATTTTGTTACTTACAAACCGAATGAGTTTTTGAGCGGATACGCCAACCTGGATACTTGTATCTTCTAATAATTCATCCTGATCGGTTCTAAGCTTTGCACCCAATAGATGCATGGTAATGTAGCCAATCTCCCCATAAGAAATGCGAATTCTAAAGACTTCTTCCAAACCATCTACAATCTTTCGAGCTACTTCAAATTCTTTTGATTGCTTTAAATTCTTTAAGTATTCCTCTTCAAAGCGGATCTCTTCCCCTTGCTGAATTCGTTCAATAGCTAGGGCTAAATGAACAACCAACCCAATATAAGAACTATCTGCAATCTCGTAGGGTAGCTCATGTTTAATACGGTCAATTTGTTTTTCAATGACAAGAAGTTTCTTCTTATCTACTAGGCCGAGTAACCGATCTGTTGCCGTATCATCCGGAGGAGAAGCCTTCCTTTGAATGGATTCTTTTAAAATAGAAATCAATTCAAATTCATCTACATTCTCCATAATGAGCTTACTCATCGCTTTTCTCTTGGCTGATTCCCCGCCAGATATCTCAACTCCATAGCCACGTTTCCTTACTAAATGTAGTCCGTATGGAACGATTTTCTCTTCAATTTTGTTTAAGTCATTACTAACTGTCGCAATCGTTACATTTAAATCATTGGCAAGTGAAACCAATTTAATGGGTTCTTTTGTATCTAAAAGTGTGGAAAGTATAATGGTCTGTCTTTCTTCTGGGGTGTATTCATTATGTGAAAGATGAAACAGAAATAGTGTCAGCTTCTCACGATTCTCATCAGAACCAGCCACCTGTATACCAATACCCGATTTCTTATTGAGTGTTAGTCCGTTTTCTTTGAGAATTTCTTCTACTCCTTTTAAGTCCCGATGAACAGTACGAGGACTAACATCGAGTTCATTGGCGATATCCTTTACAGTAACCTCTTCTCTTTTGCTTAATAAATGCTCCAAAATCTTTCTTTCCCGTGCAGAAATATACATAATAACCACTCCACTCGGAGGCTTATTTAATTGCCCTTCCCGGACTCACTTGCTGACATTTTTACAACTAATACACTCCTAATACTAGGATAGACTTCAAAATCCGTTGATACAACTAAAGAAAGAAGTATTTTCGTCATTATAGTTGTTGCCAAAATTAAAATGTATTTGGTTTCCAAAAAACAAGGTGAACTCCACACTTAGAGTTCACCTTGTCAGTAAAAATTATTTCAATTCATCAATAAGTTCATCATACTTAGGAGAATTCAAGAAGTTCTCAACAGAAATATGATGTGCGTTAGGAAGCTTATCCTTAGCACGAGATGTTAAGTCTTTATGAGTAACTACAATATCAGCATCACTTGGTATGTTATTGATAGATGTATTGGTAATCTCAATGGTCAAGCCTGCTTTTTTGGCTTTATTTTTTAGGATGGATGCCCCCATAGCACTAGAACCCATTCCTGCATCACAAGCAAAGATAATTTTGTTGACGTTCTTCATATCAAGCTCTTGTTCATCTTTTTCAACTTCTTTTGCCGTTTCCAATGATCCCGCTACTGAACTCTTTTTACCTTTCATCTCTTGCATTTTGGCAGTAGCCTCAGATAGGTCCTCTTCTTTTTGCTTGCTCGTTTTTAAGATAAGAGCTGCAATTAGGAAAGAAACTGCCGTTGCCACTAGAACGCCTAGTAACACACCCAGATGACCTCCACCTTTAGGTGTCATTGCCATAAGAGCAAAGATACTACCTGGTGATGGTGGTGCTACCAATCCTACATTAAATAATGTGAAGGTGAAAACTCCACTAACCCCACCTGCTATTGCAGCTAATATTAACGTTGGTTTCATTAAAATATAAGGGAAATAAATTTCATGAATACCACCAAAGAAGTGAATAATGGCTGCACCTGGTGATGTTTGCTTCGCTGTACCTTTTCCAAAGAACATAAAAGCTAATAAAATTCCTAATCCTGGTCCAGGGTTTGTTTCTAATAGGAACAGTATAGACTTACCCGTTTCTGCTGCTTGATCTGCGCCCAATGGACTTAAAATACCATGGTTAATCGCATTATTTAAAAACAACACTTTCGCTGGTTCGATAAAGATATTAGCAAGTGGAAGTAGGCCAGCATTAACAATCACTTCAACCCCTGCAGCTAAAACATTATTTAAGCCTTCTACAATTGGCCCAATACCTAAATAAGCAATAATCGTTAAAATGGCTGCTAGAATACCTGCTGAGAAGTTATTGACTAGCATCTCGAATCCTTGTTTAACCCTTGGTTGAATCGCTTGGTCTACTTTTTTAATGACCCAACCACCCAAAGGTCCCATAATCATAGCTCCAAGAAACATGGGGATATCAGTACCAACGATGACCCCCATCGTTGCAGTCGCGCCTACGACTCCCCCACGTGCATCGTAAACCATCTTACCACCGGTGTAACCAATTAATAGTGGTAATAAATACGTAATCATAGGTCCTACGAGTTGACCCAGTTCTTCATTCGGAAACCAACCTGTTGGAATAAATAAAGCAGTAATAAGTCCCCAAGCAATAAAGGCTCCAATGTTAGGCATAATCATCCCACTTAAATAACTACCAAATCGTTGAACCTTCACACGAAAGTCAGACTTGGAAGTTTCTGTTGCCTTGGACATATACATTCTCCTTTCATATTGTCTTATTTATTTATAAATCAATAATGATGACCTTACACATTTATCATATGGCCGAAATAAAGCGGTTTCAATTTAAAGAAAAGGGTATTTTGTCACAGGGGATGTTGCCAAGATTGAAATTCGTTGTAGTTGAGGGATTCTGTTGGAGGCTTTGGGGATTCTATCGGAAACTTCGGCACCTCTAGGTGTACTCACCTCGTACACCTAAAGGTTAACTCGGTCCAAACCTCTTTGCATTTCTCTCACGGGCACGTTCCCGCTCCACTTCTCGATCACGAGGATCAGCATTCGTACTAAGTGAAGTCAGTAATGTTTGTGTTACAGCAGCTACCTCAATAACGGCCTGATTAAAAGCTTCTTCATTCACCTTGGATGGTTTATTAAACCCCGAAATTTTTCGAACATACTGAAGTGCTGCTGCTTGGATTTCCTCTTCCGTTGCAGGTGGATCAAAATTAAAAAGAGTTCTTATATTTCTACACATCTTCCTCACTCCTTTTTGTTCATCTTACTATAAGGCTTATCCAAGTCACAAACTGATTTTGAAATTCATTATCAATAACGATTCCTATTTTATAATTATTATTATTTACAACTTAATTTAAATGTGTTACCTTTACAATATCAAGGAATATAGTAATGAAACTAAGTGTTTAAAGGACATCCCACTCCCACATGAATATAATTATCATTCTCAACTGAATTGAGTAAATGAGAATCAAAATCAATCATCCCAGAAGGAGGATTAGGTATGCTTGCTGAAACAAAACCATATACACCACCAAAAAGTAATATGGAATATTCTTGGATAGAAAAAATAAAGCCGCATGCTGAACTTATAGCAGCTTTAATTAGCGGAGGACTCATCTTAATAGGCTGGATATTAAGCACAATTAGTATGGAAACTGCCTCAGCCATTACTTTTATTACTGCATACATTATTGGTGGGTATGCAAAAGCAAAAGAGGGAATTACAGAGACCATTCAAAATAAAGAACTAAATGTAGAAATGTTAATGATTTTTGCTGCTATCGGTTCAGCTCTAATTGGGTATTGGACTGAAGGGGCTATTCTTATTTTTATTTTTGCATTAAGCGGAGCACTTGAGACTTATACCATGAATAAAAGTCATAAAGAAATATCCTCATTGTTGGAGTTACAACCTGAGGAAGCCTTGAAAATCACTCATGACCGTGAGGAGTATGTACCTGTCTCAACATTGCGGGTAGGAGATATTGTGCTTATAAAGCCTGGTGAACGTGTACCTATAGATGGAAAAATTATCGAGGGTCAAACAAACCTTGATGAATCAGCCATTACAGGTGAAGCGCTTCCGGTTCATAAAACAATTCATGATGAAGCATTTGCTGGAACGGTTAACATACGTGGTTCAATTATGATTGAAATGACTAAACCTAATAGCGAAACCTTATTTCAAAAAATCATTAACTTAGTGCAAACAGCTCAAAGTGAGAAATCACCTTCACAACTATTCATTGAAAGATTCGAAGGAAAGTACGTAAAAACGGTGTTACTTATTGTAGGTCTCATGTTGTTTGTACCCCACTTTACTTTGGGATGGAGTTGGACTGAGACCTTTTATAGAGCCATGATTTTACTTGTTGTCGCATCACCCTGTGCCCTTGTGGCCTCAATTACACCAGCTACCTTATCGGCAATTTCTAATGGCGCACGAAAGGGAATACTATTTAAGGGTGGAGTCCACTTAGAGAATTTAGCCAACCTGAAGGCAATCGCTTTTGATAAAACCGGAACCCTTACTCAAGGTAAACCCGAAATTGTTGATGTTGTTGTTCGTGGGGATCTGAGTGAAGATGAGCTCCTTTTAAAAGCTGCATCCATCGAAAAACACTCTAGTCATCCACTTGCAGCAGCCATAGTGGGCTATGCACAAAATAAAGGGCTGAACTTAAGGAAACCTGAACAAATGGAGGATGTAGCTGGTTTTGGGGTTCAAGCTATGATTGATGGAATCCCTTGGAAAGTTGGAAAATCGGAATTTGTTGGACGCGTAGAAGCAGAACAGTTTCAGAATGGTATGGCTCTTCACTTCGCTAAAGAAGGGAAAACCGTTGTATTTGTTAAGGATGATCAAGGAATAGCAGGTTTGTTGACACTTAAGGACACGATTCGAAAAAGCACTCTACAGGCCATTCGAGCACTACAGAGTGAAGGAATCAAAACCTTTATGCTTACAGGTGACAGTAAAAAAACAGCTCAAGCCATTGCCGAAGAAAGTGGAATAGATTCTTTCACTGCTGAGTGCTTGCCAGAAACAAAAGTCGAGCGTGTTAAATATATAAAAGGGGAATATGGTACCGTAGCTATGGTTGGAGACGGCATCAATGACGCCCCTGCCCTTGCAACTTCATCTGTTGGTATTGCAATGGGAGAAGGAACAGATGTTGCACTCGAAACTGCTGATGTCGTGCTAATGAAGAATGACCTTTCAAAAATTGCTGAAGCAGTGAAGCTATCTAAAAAAATGAACCAAATCATTAAACAGAATATCGTTTTTTCCATCACCATTATTTTGATTTTAATTGCTTCAAACTTTATGCAATCACTGGCTCTTCCTATGGGTGTAATCGGGCATGAAGGAAGTACTATTTTGGTTATATTGAATAGTTTAAGACTATTAAAATCTTAAAAAATGAATGGATATATAACAGTATGGCCTTGCCCTCTATGTGTCTAGAGGGGCAAGGCCAATACACTTTAATAACCATCCGTAATCATCGGAGTACCAATCGTAACTTCAACTTGCTCATTCTCTATGTCATGTCTTAATCCAATTTGCAAATTGATTTTTTGACCATTTATTGAGATGGAATTTTGGTCCAACTTCTTTGAATAAGCAGACATCGAAATGAAATTCTCTTCTGCTACACCTTCTATAAATGTACCATTTAATCCAGATAAAATATCTTCTGCCTGTTGGTTTAGCTTATGATTTTGCAGCAAAGACCCTTTAAAAGTGAAGAATGCCTTCTGATTGTTTATTAAATATTGATACTTGCTTACAACATATTCTAAGGACTCATTATTCCATTGGCTATTTATTTCGTATGCATAATACATTCTATACATATTACCTAGTCGGTTACCTGTAACTTTAACCTTTAGCTCGATATCCATGGAATCTACTTTCTTATAGCCCTCTGCGATAAAGCTCTTATTACCTTCAAATTGGAGCTCCCATCTATATCCCTGTTCTGTCTTTTTTATATCTTCTAATTCTTCCAACGCTTCTTTCTCACTCGCAACATCCTGTACTGATTTCAATATATAGACTTTCCAAGAACTCAGAGCTATTCCCTGTTCTTGCATGTTTTCTACTAAACTTTTAATCTCATCTGTTTTTTCTTTACTAAAAGCAACGCTTGTCGTATATAAACCAGTTACCATTACACATACTAGAAGAATCTTAATAGTTTTCATATGTATCCCTCACCTCTGTAACCATTCTTACCAGGTGGTGAGTTCTTTATACACACTTTTCTACCAATCTCATATTTTTTACTCTTTCGCCAACATTGATTTTGCTAGCTCAATCGCTTTATCTTTTGGATAACTGTTATACAATCCTGATTTTAATCTTATTGGATCACCAAAGAAGAACCGCTCATACAACCGCTGTCTTCCCCCAAATGAACTTAAACAAATATCCCATGCCATTCGAAACAGCTTTGTTCTCTCTAAAGCAGCGCAGGAAACGCTTTGTAGGTATTGATCTAAATCCGGCCTTATGTCTGAATGAAAATCCTCTTCTGTTGGAATTGAAATAAGTCCACTAGCCCCTAACAATTCTAGAATCTCTATAAATCTCGGATACAGTTGAGGATAGGATGTAATAGCAGCAAATAGAGGACTCGGTTCCGGTACCATGACTCCTCTTTTATCTAACTTAGCCTCTAATTCAGATTTCAATAGAAGAGCATTCATAGATTCCAGACCCGCGATGATTTCACTTATTTTTTCTTGGACATGCTGATAAGCACCGATATCAATCGAATCAACAAGCATTTGAGCCACACCTAACAATAATTCTGTCTTAATTACTTGTCTAGCAACTGTTTGATGTAGCAAGAATGCATAGAAGTGAGTTTCTTCATACATATTGGTAACTATGGAATAGTCCTTATATAGAAAGACCCGCTCCCAAGGTACCAAAACGTTATCAAACACAACAATGGTATCCATCTCTTCAAACCTTGATCCAAGTGGATGGTCAAATGGTGAAGAACGATAAGCAAATGATTCCCTACAAATAAACTTTAAGTTTTCGGTATTACTCGGGATTGAAAATGCGTAAATAAACGGCTCTTCAATATATTTACCACCTACTGGTAATACTAGAAGCTCATCCGTAATTCCTCCTTGAGTTGCTAATAGGCGGGCCCCTTTTATCACAATTCCATCCTTATTTTCTTCAACTACTCTTGCAGAAATTGGTGCATCATCATCCTCAAAGTAACCTAGCGAACGGTTTACTTGAGGATTAACAAATGTATGTGAGATGGTAAGGTCATTCTCCCTAGCCTGCTCATATAGTTTCTGGATATTGACCCCGCGGTTTGCTGTGTCTTGGAATTCTTCCCAAGCCGCCCCAAGCGCCATCATTCCAGTATTCATATAGTCCGGTGATCTCCCCATCATCCCGCCAGATGTTTTAGCCCATTCTTGAGTGGTTAATCTTCTAATCTCCAACTCTTCCTTTGATTGTGGAATAAGAAAAGAGCTGCCTACTCGTTCTCCAGTTAGTGGAGACTGATACGTCATAAAGTCCTTCTCCAGTTGCAAATCAAATAGTTTAGCTTTACTTTTGATTAGTCCTTTAAAAGCGTAATGTTCACATATGTTTTCCTTTATCTTCTGTCCATCGATCCACACTTCTGCCTTTAAGTCACGTACTCTCTTTAGAAAAGTTAAACCATCAATAGCAGGCATCTCATCATCCCACCTCGTCTATTTTTATTGAAGAAATATATTTCCCGAGGAAATTTGTGTCTAGGCATGATTAAGTTTATGTGGTTAGAATTTATAACTTGCTTTTCCATATATAAAATTAAAAAAAGGTTGCTCATATAAGCAACCTCTTTTGCTTAGTAGAATCCGTAACCTGAACCGTATCCCACAAATGATGCACCAATGATAATCAACAAAATAAACAATACAATTAGCAAGGCAAAGCCTCCGTCAAAACCACATCCAACATCTTTACCCATTTATAGGCACCTCCTTTTTACACAATAGTCTATGTAACTAAGCATGCATGCGTCACTGGTGAATAAAAATGAATGAACTATATGTAGGTTTGTGGGAGAATAAGAAAAAATAACTTTTAAAAACCTCTAACTTTTTAACCATATACATTGTCTTTATTAGTGTAGAAAAATTTTAGAAAAGGGAGGAATCCTGAGAATGAGGGGTACGTAATGGCTGAGAGTGATTGGATCTTAAGGGCAAAGAAAGGAGACGAGGAAGCCTTTGCCTTTTTAGTAAACAAATACAACTATTTAATCAAATCTACAATTGCTTTTTATATGAATAAACGCATGGTAGAAGATGTATCACAAGAAATATGGGTCCAAATTTATAAAAAGCTTTGGCAATTAGAGGATCCACAAAAATTTGTTCCTTGGGTAAGAAAACTTACCTACTATCATTGTGTAAATATCCGAAAAAAAACGAATACCATAAACAAGTTCGAATTAACATTAAGTGCGGAAAGCTGGGTACATCTATCTGAATCTCTTTCAGGTGAAAATTTTACAGTCCATGATTGGATGATTAAAAAAGAAGCAAAAAGAGAATTCAAAAGATTACTAACCACCCTTCCAGGCAACTATGAAATGATGATTCGATTAAGGTATTTACACGAGCTTAGTTACGGTGAAATACATGAGTTAACAAACCTCCCATTAAGCACTATTAAATGGAGGATTTTTCAAGGAAAAAAACTATTAAAAGCTGTTTTACTTAAGAGCCTTAAAAGAAAGGGAGTCTATTAAATGTCAACTGTAATGAGTGCAGACCGAATTTACTTTATGTTACGCGAAATCAAATCAATTGCAATGGAAGCATCCTTAACTGGAGGGATGAAAAAAGGGAGCAAAACTTTAGCTACTATGTACAATCGTTGTCTTGAAACCCTTAGAGAAAATGACCCAGCGATTTCTACTCTTTTTGAG from Bacillus carboniphilus includes these protein-coding regions:
- a CDS encoding heavy metal translocating P-type ATPase codes for the protein MLAETKPYTPPKSNMEYSWIEKIKPHAELIAALISGGLILIGWILSTISMETASAITFITAYIIGGYAKAKEGITETIQNKELNVEMLMIFAAIGSALIGYWTEGAILIFIFALSGALETYTMNKSHKEISSLLELQPEEALKITHDREEYVPVSTLRVGDIVLIKPGERVPIDGKIIEGQTNLDESAITGEALPVHKTIHDEAFAGTVNIRGSIMIEMTKPNSETLFQKIINLVQTAQSEKSPSQLFIERFEGKYVKTVLLIVGLMLFVPHFTLGWSWTETFYRAMILLVVASPCALVASITPATLSAISNGARKGILFKGGVHLENLANLKAIAFDKTGTLTQGKPEIVDVVVRGDLSEDELLLKAASIEKHSSHPLAAAIVGYAQNKGLNLRKPEQMEDVAGFGVQAMIDGIPWKVGKSEFVGRVEAEQFQNGMALHFAKEGKTVVFVKDDQGIAGLLTLKDTIRKSTLQAIRALQSEGIKTFMLTGDSKKTAQAIAEESGIDSFTAECLPETKVERVKYIKGEYGTVAMVGDGINDAPALATSSVGIAMGEGTDVALETADVVLMKNDLSKIAEAVKLSKKMNQIIKQNIVFSITIILILIASNFMQSLALPMGVIGHEGSTILVILNSLRLLKS
- a CDS encoding RNA polymerase sigma factor, whose translation is MAESDWILRAKKGDEEAFAFLVNKYNYLIKSTIAFYMNKRMVEDVSQEIWVQIYKKLWQLEDPQKFVPWVRKLTYYHCVNIRKKTNTINKFELTLSAESWVHLSESLSGENFTVHDWMIKKEAKREFKRLLTTLPGNYEMMIRLRYLHELSYGEIHELTNLPLSTIKWRIFQGKKLLKAVLLKSLKRKGVY
- a CDS encoding YjcZ family sporulation protein; protein product: MGKDVGCGFDGGFALLIVLFILLIIIGASFVGYGSGYGFY
- the hpaB gene encoding 4-hydroxyphenylacetate 3-monooxygenase, oxygenase component; this translates as MPAIDGLTFLKRVRDLKAEVWIDGQKIKENICEHYAFKGLIKSKAKLFDLQLEKDFMTYQSPLTGERVGSSFLIPQSKEELEIRRLTTQEWAKTSGGMMGRSPDYMNTGMMALGAAWEEFQDTANRGVNIQKLYEQARENDLTISHTFVNPQVNRSLGYFEDDDAPISARVVEENKDGIVIKGARLLATQGGITDELLVLPVGGKYIEEPFIYAFSIPSNTENLKFICRESFAYRSSPFDHPLGSRFEEMDTIVVFDNVLVPWERVFLYKDYSIVTNMYEETHFYAFLLHQTVARQVIKTELLLGVAQMLVDSIDIGAYQHVQEKISEIIAGLESMNALLLKSELEAKLDKRGVMVPEPSPLFAAITSYPQLYPRFIEILELLGASGLISIPTEEDFHSDIRPDLDQYLQSVSCAALERTKLFRMAWDICLSSFGGRQRLYERFFFGDPIRLKSGLYNSYPKDKAIELAKSMLAKE
- a CDS encoding YwmB family TATA-box binding protein, which encodes MKTIKILLVCVMVTGLYTTSVAFSKEKTDEIKSLVENMQEQGIALSSWKVYILKSVQDVASEKEALEELEDIKKTEQGYRWELQFEGNKSFIAEGYKKVDSMDIELKVKVTGNRLGNMYRMYYAYEINSQWNNESLEYVVSKYQYLINNQKAFFTFKGSLLQNHKLNQQAEDILSGLNGTFIEGVAEENFISMSAYSKKLDQNSISINGQKINLQIGLRHDIENEQVEVTIGTPMITDGY